TGCGCGCGAACAAGAAGGAGAGCAGGTAGTCGCTGCGACGCATCGGCGTGGCCATGTAGCGCTTGAGCAGCTTCTGTTGCCGGGCGGTGGCGATGGGGAAGCCGATGCCCCACATCCCGGTGCCGAGCAGGTTCATGCCGATGATTCCCGGCAAGAGGAAGTCGATGTAGCGGGCGCCACGCTGGGTGCGCGTCACCGCCTCGATGTGCACCGGATCCACGCGTCCGGCGCCGCGCTGGAGCGCATCCACCACGAGAGCTTGGGCGAGCCGGTTTTCCTGCCGCGTCGGGTCGTAGACGACGCGGAGGCTGGGCACTGCGTCTCCGTCGCTGACGGTGCGAGCCGCACGTGACGCCGTCGTCTCGCCATCCTCACTGTCGATCAAGGCCACGATCTTCCCGGTCCGCAGGGCCATCTCTGCCTCTGCCGCGCTGGGAAGCGAGACGACCCGCAGATCCGGTGCGGCAGACAGGGTGCGCGCGATGGCGTCACCGTGAGCTCCCGGGGCGATTCCCACGGGCAAGGGCTGCGGTTTCTGCACCCGGAAGGCGATGCCGAGCGCCAAGGCCAGCAAGATCGGGAAGACGAACACCCAGAAGATGGCCTCGGGTTCGCGCAGGAAACCCCGCGTCCGCGCCCGGGTCAGTTGCCAGAGGCCGTTGTGCTCGAGGTAGTGGCCGATGCTCATGTTCAATCGCGCAGCGTGCGCCCCGTGAGGTGCACGAAGACGTCCTCCAAAGTGGCGTGATGGGTGGTGAGACTGGCGAGGCCGCGGCCGCGTCGCTCGATCTCCACCAGGAGTGCTGGGACCGCCACGTGCGGTGCCAGCACGTGCAAGGCCCAGGTCGGGCCTTCGCGCCGCACCCGGCGCACGCTGGGCAGCGCTTCCAGCGCCGCCGGCTCGAGATCGCCGTCGCCGTCGAGAGAGATCGCCACGACGTGATCGGCGTCGAGCGTCGCGATCAGCTCTGCGGGCGTGCCGAGAGCGATCACCTTGCCGTGGTCGACGATGGCCACGCGGTCGCAGAGCTTCTCCGCTTCGTCCATGTAGTGCGTGGTCAGCAGCACCGTCCGGCCGCCGGCCTTGAAGGCGTTCACGATGTCCCAGACCTGCCGGCGCGACTGGGGATCGAGACCCGTCGTGGGCTCGTCCAGGAAGAGGAGCTCCGGGTCGCCGACGAGCGCGCAGGCGACGGCCAGCCGCTGCTTCTGTCCGCCGGACAGGGTGCCGACGCGGGCATGGGTCTTCTCCGTGAGCTCGACCTCGCGAATCACCGACTCCGCGGCGCGGCCGCTGCGGTAGAACCGGCGGAACAGCTCCACCGTCTCGTCCACCTGCAGCTTCTCCGACAGGACGGTCTGCTGCAGGCAGACGCCCATCCGCT
The genomic region above belongs to Candidatus Krumholzibacteriia bacterium and contains:
- a CDS encoding ABC transporter ATP-binding protein, whose protein sequence is GPNGAGKTTTIEILEGLLAPTRGEVVVLGRRWGQDDQAIRERMGVCLQQTVLSEKLQVDETVELFRRFYRSGRAAESVIREVELTEKTHARVGTLSGGQKQRLAVACALVGDPELLFLDEPTTGLDPQSRRQVWDIVNAFKAGGRTVLLTTHYMDEAEKLCDRVAIVDHGKVIALGTPAELIATLDADHVVAISLDGDGDLEPAALEALPSVRRVRREGPTWALHVLAPHVAVPALLVEIERRGRGLASLTTHHATLEDVFVHLTGRTLRD
- a CDS encoding ABC transporter permease, with protein sequence MSIGHYLEHNGLWQLTRARTRGFLREPEAIFWVFVFPILLALALGIAFRVQKPQPLPVGIAPGAHGDAIARTLSAAPDLRVVSLPSAAEAEMALRTGKIVALIDSEDGETTASRAARTVSDGDAVPSLRVVYDPTRQENRLAQALVVDALQRGAGRVDPVHIEAVTRTQRGARYIDFLLPGIIGMNLLGTGMWGIGFPIATARQQKLLKRYMATPMRRSDYLLSFLFARIVWLLLEVAALYVFGWLVFGIKLTGSWAAYVVVVLLGALSFSSLGLLVVSRARTIEAVSGLMNVVMLPMWLLSGTFFSSARFPQVVQPLVQALPLTAVNSSLRALTNEAAGFSAVSPSLLLLAGWGLVSFVVALRIFRWE